The nucleotide sequence GTCGTCGGCTTCGTCCGCGTGAGCACGTGACGCCTCTTCCGGGTCAGTCTGTGGTTCCTCCTCCTCTTCCGGATCGGCCCTCGTTGCCGCGTCGGTCGCATCGGGCTGTTGGGCCGTGGTTTCATTTGCGCTCGCCGCGGGGTCGGAATCCTCGTCCGCCGGAGACGACGAGCCGTCGTTTGCGCCTTCCTCGTCTGCGGGCGGTGAGCGGTCGTCCATGCGGTGACGTTCGGCCCCGGTATGAAAAACATGTCGTCGCTGCCCCCCGTTACCTCTTTGGTACGCGTAGCGAGGAACAGAGACTTTTTAGGCGCTACCCCAATGGGAGACATATGAAAATCCTGTTGGGAGTCGGCGGGAGTGAACGCTCCCGACGCGCGCTCGAGGACACCGTCGAGCGGGTACAGGAAACTGGCGAGGCACTCGCGGTGGCGATATTCGACGCCGAGGACGTCGACGCGACGGCGACCGAGGTCGAGTCCGACGTCCGTGAGACTCTCGAATCGGCGGGCGTCGAGGCGGAGATCCACCGCCTGTCGGGACATCCCGCCGGAGAACTAGTCGGGCTCGCCGACGAGGGGGACTTTGACAGGCTGGTGATCGGCGGCGGGACTCGCAGTCCGCTCGGGAAGATTCAGCTCGGGTCGATCGCCGAGTTCGTGATACTCAACGCCGAAACCCCGGTGACACTCATCCGATGAACGACGATCGTTCCTATCCGGCGGAGGTATCCGGGCCGTTTCCGACGCCGCCCCATCGCTTCGTCGACGGGGAAGACCGGGAGATCGTCGTCCGCGTCGCTGACGACGACCGGGAAGCGTTAGTCGCGATGTACGAGGCCTTCGACTCGGAGGACCGGGCCCAGGGGATCCCGCCGGTCGACGAACAGTCGATCCGTCGGTGGCTCGAACGCGTCTTCGAATCCGACTGTCTGAACGCGATCGCCTGGCACGACGACGACCCGGTCGGCCACGCGATGTTAGTCCCGGACGAGGAAGGCGCCCACGAACTCGCAATCTTCGTCCTCGGGACCCATCAGTCCGCGGGCATCGGCACGGAGTTGCTCCAGACCCTGCTTGGCTATGGGAAACGCGAGGGCATCGAGCGCGTCTGGCTGACGGTCGAACGCTGGAACGAACCCGCGATCGGGCTCTACCAGAAAGTCGGCTTCGAAATCAGAAACACCGAGAGTTTCGAACTGGAGATGGCGATCCGGATCGCCGATCCCGGTGACGACTCGTCGGCCGCCGACCCCTAGACGGAGAGGACGGGCTGGCTTGCATACGAGAGGACGTACTCGGCAACTTTTCCGAGCATCGCCCCCGGTTCGTCGATGGCACACTGTCGCGGGATGACGATGAAGTCCGCCTCGATGTCCTCGGCGGCATCAAGGATCACGCTGACTGGATGACGACGTAGCGAACTCGCCGAGTACCCGAAGGCGGTCGACTGCGAGAGCGCGATGTCGTGGCCGTCAGCATGCACCTGTTCCCGGACCGCGCGCATGAACGCCCGATGTTCGTTCGCGACGCTATCGGCTTCGATGTTGCCGTGTTCGAGTCCCGCGGCGACTGCTTCGTCGATCACGTGCAGGACGTGTAATTCGGCCCCGTAGCGGGCTGCGATCGGCAATGCGTGCTCGATCGCCTGCTCCGATCGGTCGGTCCCGTCGACCGGAACCAGCACCGTGTCGATTTCGACGGCCATTACGCCAGCCTGCGAGTGGAGCCATCAAAAAACCCACTGGGCGTCTCGCCGTGCTTGCGCTCCGCCCCGATCGGTCCGCATCGGTCCAAGCCCACCGGGGGTTGCGGGCGGCGGTCGCTGAACCTTTATACGAGCCGACCGTCCCTTTGCTCCATGTACGATACTGTCGTTTTGGCGACTGACGGTTCCGGGAGTGCCGATCGAGCGGTGACGGTCGGCCTCGATCTCGCCCGTCGGTTCGATGCCACGGTCCACGCGCTCTATGTGACTGACGCGGGCGAGGTCACCGCCTCGCCGGCGGCAGTCCGGGACGATCTCGAGGACGCCCTTCGAGCGCACGGTCAGGACGCGCTTGCGCAACTCTCCGGACAGACAGACCAGCCCCTCGTCACGGCTGTCAGGGAAGGCCGACCCGCCGACGAAATCTGTGCCTACGCCGCGGACATCGGGGCCGACGTCGTCGTGACTGGCACGCGCGGCCGTCACGGCGAGCATGCCTTCCTGCTTGGCAGCGTCGCTGAAGCCGTCGTGAGACGCTCGCCCGTCCCCGTGTTGACCGTCCGACAGCTCGAAGGCACCCAAGCTACTGCCGCGACACGACAGGAGGCCTAAGCGTGGACGACTGGCTTATCGACGACGACCGTCTCTCGATCGAGCGCAAGTCGATCCTCCCCGGTGAGGGCTTCTTTCATCCTGACACTGTCGAGGAGGCTGAACGCGAACGTGAGGCGACAGAGACGCTCGCCGACGCCGGGACGGTCGTCATTGCCGACCCCGACGCCGATGGGCTCGCCTGCGTCGCATTGATCCGGGAAGCGGCCGGCGAGGCGGCACTCCTGGAGGCGAGTCCGCACAACCTCGCCCGTGCCTTCGAATGGACCGCCGAGTACCTCGAACCCGGCGCGGACGTCTTCGTCTGTGATCTCTGCCCCGACGACACTGAGGACATCGCAGGGCTGGCCGACATTACAGCCCGCGCTGGGTTCGTCCGGTGGTTCGATCACCACCAGTGGGACGACGACCTCGCCGCCGCCGTCGAAGACGCCGGCGTGGATCTCACTGTCGGCGAGTCCGAGGAGGCGTGTACCGCCGACGTCGCACTGGCCGAACTCGACGCCGACTTCGACGATCGGTTCGTCGATCTGACGGCCGTCACCCGTGATCACGACCTCTGGATCCGCGACGATCCCCGAAGCGACGACCTGGCCGATCTCGCCCACTGGACCGAACCTGCGGAGTACATCGATATCGTCCGCGAGCACGGTGCCGACCTCCCGGCCGAGGCCGAGGAGTTGCTCGCCGAGCGCCGCATCGAGAAGGAAGCCCTAGTCGAGAAGGCCGTCGAGCGCGCCCAGTTGCGGGAGGTCGGCCCCTGGACGGTCGGCGTGACCTACGGCCGGTGCTCACAGAACGAGGTCGCAGAGGCACTCCGCGAGCAGGGGGCCGACGCCGCGGTGATCGTCAAACCAGCCGGCTCGGCGTCGATCCGCGGGACCGACACCTTCGAGCGCGCCCATGAGGTCGCCGCCCAGGTCAACGGCGGCGGCCACCCCAAGGCAGCCGGCTGCAAGCCCGACGTCTACGACGATATGCTGGATTACGCACACCACTGGACGACGAGAGGTGCGGTGGCAAAGCAGGCGATTGTGGACGCGTTCCGGCGGTTAGAGATCGAAGAGTAGTACCGCGAGCAATGCGAGACGCGACCGACGGGAGCGTTTCTGGTGGCGTTTGACGCGCCTTACCCCCACGTCCAGTGGGTGTCGAGTGCGAACCGATAGAGTCCGCTGACGCCGATCGCGACGGCGTTGGCCAGCAAGTACGGGATGGCTGCCCACTCGACCAGGACGAACAGCCCGACGAGCTGGATCGGGATTGCCGTCCCGCGGACGACGTTCGTCTTGAGGAGGCCGTAGAGATACTCGGCGACGCCGGTGTTTTGCATCGTCTGAAACGTCCAGGCGTTGTTGAGGACGTACGAGAGGACGATCGTGAGTTCGATCGCAACCACTGCCCCGATGAGATACTCCAGGTTCCCGAACTCGACGAACACCCAGAGCAACACCATCTGGACGCCGGCCGCGAACGACCCGACGATGAAGAATCGCCGGAGCCGTGTGGCGTAGGGCCCGCTGTGAAGCGCTCTGAGTGTTGATCGTACCATCATCGGTAGCCCAGTGCTTTCAGGCGTGTCTGTAGGTCATCGTCGACTTCTGCGTCCGTCTCCGCGCCCGCTTCGGCCGACCCCGCCGCCCCGCCGCGGATCCTGCTCGCGTGCTCGTCGACGATGTCGGCAAAGTCCTCGACGATCCGTCGTTCCTCGTCGGTCATGTCCGCCGAACGGTCGTCCTGCTGGGTCGGATCCGACGGCCGATGATACAGCTCCGTCGCCCCTGTATCGACGTTCTCGATGTACGTCCACTCCCGATCCCGGACGCTGACGAGCAACTCGCCGTCGTCGAGCGAGCGCGGGATCGGCTGGCTCGTCACCTCTTCGCCGCGGACAGTGATCGAGACGACCGGCTCCTCAGCCGGTGGCTCGCCGTCCAGTAGCGTCGGGACGAGTGAGTGGCCCTCCCACGCCGGATGGGCGTCTACCGAGAGGAGGTCGGCCACCGTCGGCGGGATCGAATCGAGCCCAACCTGCCGGTCGACCCGTCTGGCCGGCGTCCCGGGTACGTCGACGAGCAGCGGAACCCGGATTAGCTCGTCGTAGAGCTTCGGATAGTGGGCGAGATGCCCGTGGTCCTGGAACTCCTCGCCGTGATCGCCGGCCAACATGACCGCGGTCTCATCGGCGACGCCGGCTTCCGAGAGCGTCTCCAGGACCCGACCGACGCTGGCGTCGATCTGCCGGACGGCAGCCTGATAGAGCGTCCGAAGGTCCGCGAGGGTTCGCTCGCCGACTTCCCA is from Halorhabdus sp. BNX81 and encodes:
- a CDS encoding universal stress protein, producing the protein MKILLGVGGSERSRRALEDTVERVQETGEALAVAIFDAEDVDATATEVESDVRETLESAGVEAEIHRLSGHPAGELVGLADEGDFDRLVIGGGTRSPLGKIQLGSIAEFVILNAETPVTLIR
- a CDS encoding universal stress protein — protein: MAVEIDTVLVPVDGTDRSEQAIEHALPIAARYGAELHVLHVIDEAVAAGLEHGNIEADSVANEHRAFMRAVREQVHADGHDIALSQSTAFGYSASSLRRHPVSVILDAAEDIEADFIVIPRQCAIDEPGAMLGKVAEYVLSYASQPVLSV
- a CDS encoding recombinase RecJ; the encoded protein is MDDWLIDDDRLSIERKSILPGEGFFHPDTVEEAEREREATETLADAGTVVIADPDADGLACVALIREAAGEAALLEASPHNLARAFEWTAEYLEPGADVFVCDLCPDDTEDIAGLADITARAGFVRWFDHHQWDDDLAAAVEDAGVDLTVGESEEACTADVALAELDADFDDRFVDLTAVTRDHDLWIRDDPRSDDLADLAHWTEPAEYIDIVREHGADLPAEAEELLAERRIEKEALVEKAVERAQLREVGPWTVGVTYGRCSQNEVAEALREQGADAAVIVKPAGSASIRGTDTFERAHEVAAQVNGGGHPKAAGCKPDVYDDMLDYAHHWTTRGAVAKQAIVDAFRRLEIEE
- a CDS encoding GNAT family N-acetyltransferase, giving the protein MNDDRSYPAEVSGPFPTPPHRFVDGEDREIVVRVADDDREALVAMYEAFDSEDRAQGIPPVDEQSIRRWLERVFESDCLNAIAWHDDDPVGHAMLVPDEEGAHELAIFVLGTHQSAGIGTELLQTLLGYGKREGIERVWLTVERWNEPAIGLYQKVGFEIRNTESFELEMAIRIADPGDDSSAADP
- a CDS encoding GtrA family protein, with protein sequence MVRSTLRALHSGPYATRLRRFFIVGSFAAGVQMVLLWVFVEFGNLEYLIGAVVAIELTIVLSYVLNNAWTFQTMQNTGVAEYLYGLLKTNVVRGTAIPIQLVGLFVLVEWAAIPYLLANAVAIGVSGLYRFALDTHWTWG
- a CDS encoding sulfatase, which produces MEATGEPSNVVLITVDSLRADALGAYDGGQHTPVMDGIAERGTVFEHAFANGNWTPFSFPSMLASRPVFADSDRVGIADSPSLASVLSEAGVATAGFNAANGFLTSQWGYDEGFDEFEPFVASVGSSIYSRYLATHPTVEAWLQFAASPLRRIGSWLRRETDARPFLDTSRMFDVEHAAQSFLEDTSEPFFLWIHYMDAHTPYVPAPRYIRDVSSDLFGTHRMLHAHARTGLGWEVGERTLADLRTLYQAAVRQIDASVGRVLETLSEAGVADETAVMLAGDHGEEFQDHGHLAHYPKLYDELIRVPLLVDVPGTPARRVDRQVGLDSIPPTVADLLSVDAHPAWEGHSLVPTLLDGEPPAEEPVVSITVRGEEVTSQPIPRSLDDGELLVSVRDREWTYIENVDTGATELYHRPSDPTQQDDRSADMTDEERRIVEDFADIVDEHASRIRGGAAGSAEAGAETDAEVDDDLQTRLKALGYR
- a CDS encoding universal stress protein, encoding MYDTVVLATDGSGSADRAVTVGLDLARRFDATVHALYVTDAGEVTASPAAVRDDLEDALRAHGQDALAQLSGQTDQPLVTAVREGRPADEICAYAADIGADVVVTGTRGRHGEHAFLLGSVAEAVVRRSPVPVLTVRQLEGTQATAATRQEA